DNA from Ictidomys tridecemlineatus isolate mIctTri1 chromosome 12, mIctTri1.hap1, whole genome shotgun sequence:
tccctggaCATAAACATTGGGTCCCTTTTCTCCCATCACATCTGCTTTGCTCACACATTTGGCTCTTGGCTGTGAACTTAACCTTTGAATCTAAGATTCCTTGCTAGGCTCCAGGCATTCTTGCAAGATGGGATGGGATGTGCAGCCATGACTTGGCCTAAATAGAATGAGGAAGGGCTGGGATGTGCTGCTGGGCGTAGCTGAGCCAATAGTTAGCCTTCCAGACAAAGAGGCTTCCTGTTCTGAAAGGCAATCACTCTCTGGGCTTTGCCTTGCCTCATTGATACAGATATCCACCCTCAGAGCTGCTGCATAACAGCTCCCAGGTTTACTGTCTGGCCTGAGGTTAGAATTCCCGGCTGTGCATTCTGTGATACTTCAGCCTCCAGCTCCCAGCTCCCAAGTTCTGGTCTGAATCATCCCTAGAGCTGCTCCCGCCTTTTGCCGGCCGCAGTTCTCTTCTCTGATTTTGGCCCGTGGTTTCTACCTGCAATCTGATCCCAtacattttccatcttttattaTAGTGTTTGGTTCACCAGGTATTTTCTTTTACCTTGATTATGTTTTTGgtatttcttctccttcccccaccccccctccccccaagggCTGAGGactaaactcagggccttgcatgtgctaggcaagtactctgtcacttgtcactgagctaaatccccaatcCCTGTTCATCAGGTATTTTCTATAATTTACTTAAGTCATTCCGAGTGATTTATAGactttgaataaagaaaaataaagagagaacaaagagaaataacTTGGTCTGCCATCTTGAACTACAACTTGAAAAGCTCTTTGTGGAGACTATTTTAACACTTGCTGTATTGTACTATGATTATTTATTACCCATCTCTACTCCCAAAGACACAGATAAAGTTGTGCTTGTACTAAAATGCCTTCTAGTGCCTGGTACTTCATTGTTTTTGGAATTAATTTGATGAGTGAATGAAGAAATGATTGCATCAGTGTGGTTATAATAAGGATTCTAATTCATGTCTCATTATTAATAAGGGCCTTGTTGGCTCTCtatttttctatctataaaatTGGAAGAAAGGTTAAAGATTGTTCCTCTCATTGTAGTCTGAAGATACCCCTGTAGCTATTTCATATACAGCAAGAGTACTAGCAGTGAATTCTCTGATTCTTTATCATAAATTTCTGaatttcgggctggggatgtggctcaagcggtagcgtgctcgcctggcatgcgtgcggcctgggttcaatcctcagcaccacatacaaacaaagatgttctgtccgccgaaaactaaaaaataaatattaaaaaaattctctctctctctctctctctctctctttaaaaaataaaaaataaataaattggggctggggatgtggctcaagcggtagcgcgctcgcctagcatgcgtgcggcccgggttcgatcctcagcagcaccacataccaacaaagatgttgtgtccgccaagaactaagaaaaaataaataaatgttaaaattctctctctctctctctgtccccctctctctcactctctctttaaaaaaaaaaaataaataaataaataaataaataaataaatttctgaatttctttttcacttttgaaGGACAGTTTTTGTGGttatagaattttttattcttttccttcaatACTTCCAGTGTATCATCTGAAAAGCTAGCTTCTATTGAGGTTCCCTTGTATGTAATAAATTCTTGTTCTGTCTCTAGAtcctctttgtctttgatttccGACAATTGGACTGCAGTGTATCCCAGCATGGAACTCATCTGTCCTCTTAAGGTGAAGGTGGAGTGGGGCATGAGAATGAGGATAACTTGGAAGTTTATCCTACTTGCAGTTTGTTGAGGTTCTTGGATATGTAGACTAATATCTTTCATTGAAATAAGAATCTTTGGacctctataatttttttttcttttcccttgtaATTATTTGGATATTAGATGTCCCACcaaaagttcatatgttgaaggcttggtctccaatgcagcagtgttcagaggtgggacttgtTTTGCGGTGGGGGGAGCGATTGAATCATAAGAGCATTAACCTCATGAATAGATTAACTCATGAATGGATTCATAGCttaatggactattgggaggctGTGGGAATTTAGGGGGTAGAAACGTTTTGGAGAATTGTTATTGGGGATGTGTTCTTGAAGAagatattttgtccctggtgcccTCCTCTCTATGCTAGCTGGCCACCACAAGATAAGCAgcctcctctgccacatgctccggCTACcttgatgttctgtctcatgacAGACCCCAGAATGATGAAATCAAGTGACTgtgactgaaacctttgaaacttgtaagccaaaatgaacctttcctcctttaaagttgTTTATCTCGAGTATTTTATCACAGCAGCTGAATGATGATTAACACACCTTTtatctccctcttctccttctggGATTTTCTATGACTTGTATGCGGTGGACGATGATGGTACCTCACAAGTCTCTGAGGctttgttccttttcctttctattcTTCAGACCAGATAATCTCTATCACCATATCTTCTAGTTCATTAATCCTTTCTTCTGCCAGCTCAAATGTGCTGCTGAGTCCCTTTAGTGgattttttatttcacataatgTACTTTTCAActtcagaatttctatttttaatattttctatctctCTACTGATATTCTCTACTGATATTCTTACATCACtgacatactttttaaaattaaaaaaaaaatttgagtttaGGTGAACATaatgcctctattttatttgttgatttttatgtggtgctgagtatcaaactcagtgcctcacacatgttaggcaagcgctctaccactgagccccaactcagccccagtttttaaaattctttacacatgggctggggatgtggctcaaatagcctggcatgcgcagggtgctgggtttgatcctcagcatcacataaaaatagaatgaggatgttgtgtccaccgaaaactgaaaaataaaataataaaaataaataataataatattgaaatattgaaaaaaattctctctctctctctctctctctctctctctctctctcaaaaaaaaaaaaaaaattctttacacatgatttcctttcatttgttaatcttgggcattgaacccaggaacttttACATGCTAAGCACAAACCCTACTTCTGAGCTACCAGCCTCCTTTCGAACATATTTACAGTAGCTGAATTAAAGTCATTGTCTAGAAAATTCATCATGTTAGTTCTCTCAGAGACAGTTTCTAGTGACTAATTGTGTGTGtaacttttctgtttctttataggtttcatgctttaaaaaaaaaaaaaactgtcatttttttttaaatttattttttagttttcggcggatacaacttctttgttggtatgtggtgctgaggatcaaaccctgggccacacgcatgccaggcgagcgcgctaccgcttgagccacatccccagacctgtccttatttttatttttatttatttattttttaaataatctccaCGCTCTTCTGCCTTTGGCAATGcctgtccttatttttttttaaaattttttagttgtatatggactcaatgcctttatttgtttttatgtggtgctaggatcgaacccagtgcctcacacttgggaggcaagtgctctaccactgagctacaactccagccccacacggtccttttttaataatataatttagcagccccgaaaaataaaaaattctcccctccgaggtttgttgttgttgttgctgctgtttgtTTAGTGACATTCTTGGGCTAATTCGGTAAAGTCTCTATTTCCTGTAACATGCAGCCAATTGAAGTCTTTCTTCAGTTAGTTCAGTGATTCACTTTAATGCTTGGACCAAGAATTCCTTAACGGCCTTGACCTAGCAAACTTCCACTGATTGTCAGGAGCTCTGGCTGTGGGTTGAGGTGAACCCTCACTCCCTTGGCGGTTTCCAACTCTGTCTTGATCTCCACTTCCTGCCTATCCAAAGCCTCAAGATCAGCCAAAGACTGGGAACCTCCTAGGTCTTTCTGGAGAATATGCATAGCTTTTCAGAGTCCTAGGAATCCATTAGAGCTTCTCAAAGTTCTCCTTGGACATCTCATTTCCCTaatcttccttttaaatttatggCAACTCTGTTTGCCTCCACAGGCATCACTGTATTAGGCAGCGGTGACGTTAAGcaattaaaacttattaaaactGACAAATGTCCCGGACATAGGAATTTTCCCATGCGGAGAGCCCCAAAGGGGATTAGTAAtgtcctgggggtgggggctttTCCATGGCGAGAGCTCCCTGTTGGGTTTAATGATGACATACTGTAAATGACGTTTTACCAAGGAACTGTAAACAGGTCAGATGATGacaatattgttttttctttttttccttttggtactggggatggaacccaagggcattttaccactgagctgatCCCtggccatttttactttttattttgagataagatctcactaagttgcttagggctttgataGGTTCCTGAGGCTTGTCTtgagcttgtaatcctcctgcttcagccccccaaattgtgattacaggtgtgtgtcatggAGCTCAACTAGGGACAATATTTAGGGGGATGGAGTTGTCCAAGGAATTCACACCCCAATATGTTCTTCCCaaccctggtgtgtgtgtgtgtgggggggggttctttcttttcttttttctttggataatggggtttgaatccaggatACTACCAGTGATCTAAATACTCAGgccttcacacacacaaacacacacacacacacacacacacacacacacacacacacacacgagtccCTAGGAATCCTCCCAGTTGGGGAGGTTTGGGGGGCCTTGGAAAAAGACAGTGGGAGCCAGGATCCACCCCTGGACCCTGATGCCTGGCTTACTGTCCCCTAGGCCCTTTCCCTGGGGAGATGTCATATTTTGAGCACTTTGTAGCTAGAGGTTATATATTCATGATCCTCGCAACTtaccagaaagaaaattaacttaTTTCCACTGGACAGATAAACAGAAGCTCACAGAGGTCAAGTCACATGCTGAAAGTTAGAGCACTATGGGTGGCAGAGAGGGATCCTACTTCAGAGTGTTGGGTATCACCCAACCCAACATCCTGGCCCTGGGGATGGTGAGGGGGCTGCAGAGACATCTCTGATGGAGGTGTCCATCATGAAAACTGTTGAGcatcagtgatagagcgcttgtctagcacatgtgaggcactgggttcaatcctcagcaccatgtaaaaataaataaaataaaggtatggtgtccatctgaaaaaaaaaatagcataatagGTTTGAACCCCCTATTTTATACACCCAGGAAATGTCCCTTTGAAGGCAGTCACAGAGCAGAGAACAATAGCAAAGTAATAGATGTGGCTTCCCCTGCCACTCCCACCTGCTGAGGCAGCTCCCAGGTTAACTCCTGCCTTGTCAGGGCCAGAGCTTCCGGGCCAGGCACCAAAACCCAGTGTGGCTAGGTTAAGGTCTGGCTGGGACTTGAGGGCTCTGGGAGAATTGGACCATCTGCTGCACAGGCTCAGCTTCATAGAGCCCATGGGCCTGGGTACCCGGAGCCCAGCCAGACCCCCTGCAAGTCTAGAGTGGTctagggagggcaggagggcaggatgGCAGGTTACCGAATGTCCTGCATCGTGACTAGAGCTTCACCCCCTCCCACtgagcacacacaaaaaagggggACACAGTTATTATCAAAAAAATTCATACAAAACAAACTTTATTGTGGTATTTCAGAAATGTTGAGGATATCATAACTACGGTGCACTTTCAAGTGCTGGGTTGTCTTTAGTCACACAATCTCATCACAACCTCACAAGCACCCTGAGAGACATCTACAGGTCACTTTGTGGGGGACTGGAGGGAGAGGACCCAGTAAATTCCACTGACAGGCCTCCCCGCTCCAGGTCTTCAACACGCTGGGGCCGCAGGACAGAGAACCGCAGCCTTGGCGACAGAAATGAGGAATCCACTACCCCCTCTGCACACAGCACCCCGAAAAGGAACACCCTGGTGTGGGCAGAGAGGTTTCTCTTTGCTACACTGTCCCGAGCCCAACTTTCCCTTGGGGAAAGAGTAGTACAGTGACCAccagctccctgcctccctctctgtCCTGCCTGCTGCTGGCCAGGCCCCCTGACCCCAGGCCAGGATGAGGGCAGGGCTGCGCCTGCTCCCTCTGCAGAGATAGGTCCAACCTGCTACACCCGGGAGCCTCTCTCACGAGCCTTCCCCAGTCCTAGGTGACCACACTGTGGCAATTGCGTTGATCTGCCAGCGACACACAGGACACGTGGCGGTATCCCTGAAGATCCGCTGGGCACAGGAGCTGCAGAAGTGTGAGTGGCCACAGGGGTCAAGACAGGTGTCGGCAGCATGGTGGAAGCAGATGATGCACTCGTTGTCCGGTGTGACTGGAAAGAAGAGAACACAGGCTGGGGGCACGTGGGGCAAGGGGTGGGCCACTTCTCATGATCTGATCCCAGGACAGAGAAGGGTGCTATCTTCTGAAGATGACCTCACGTGACCACGCTCCTGATGTGATCAAGGGAAGAAGACGGACACACGGTCGTCCGCCCTTGGTCTAGGTTTTGGATCTCATGGTTAcctgtggtctgaaaatattaaatttttttctggaaaattccagaaataaaattcatgaattttaaatgATTGCTATTACACTACCGAATCATCCTGTTTTATCACTCGTTATTGTTGGGAATGTCTTACTATACTCAATTCATAAATTCAACTTCTTCATAGGCATCTATAGGAAAAGCCAAGTATATAGGGCTACCCACGGTTTCAGGATTCAGAGGACCACCATGAAACATGGGGACGTGGATTATGAAAttccaattttgaaaaaaaaagaaaacaaagcccaACACTTGTCCATCTGCGCCTGCATGCACACCTATGCTAAAAATACTGGAAGAAATCCACCCAAGAGGTCCGGGTggttttaaaaactttcttcttgGCCTGGTACtatgattgtaatcccagtggctcaggaggctgaggcaggattgcaagttcaaagccagcctcagcaacttagagaggccctaagcaacctgtcacaaaataaaaagaaaaaaaggtctggagatgtggcttagtggttaactgcccctgggggatcaatctctggtaccattaaaaaaaaaaaaaaaatcttggggctgggattgtggctcagcggtagagcgctagccgggtccgatcctcagcaccacataaaaataaaggcattgtgttgtgtccatctacacctaataaaataaatatttaaaaaaatctgtatccCTTAATCTTATTTCTATTTGGCAAAATTTTACAATGAATGTAGATTACTTTTGTACAGCAAAGGCATAGATAGCATTATGTGCTCCTGATGATGCTCTAACAAGAGCACTGTCACTTGTAAAGCCAGCCCTTGCTCTAGAAGGCAGAGCTTTAAAGTCTCCATCCCCGGCTCTGGGGATGGAGAGACTTGACGCTGTCTGCGCCCCACGTCTTCGTGCTTCCTCCCGCTCCGGAGGGGCTGCTGGAGGTTGGGGAGTCTACTCACCTTCCTGCTCAGGCACAGCCTCCTCCCTGCGGACGGCCGGCATGGCGGTGGGACCCAGGCTGGCTGTGGGGTCTGAGACAGAGAGGGAGTCAGGACCGGGGGAACAGCCGCGGGCGCTCCAGCCCGCCTGTCCCTGCGGCAAAGCCTGCTgtccctctcccctgccccacccctccgCGCCTGCACTCGGGTCCCCCATTGTCTCACCCAGCAGCTGGATGGCTTTGGTGGTGCCGTACACGTCCATCACCGCCCAGAGCGGCGCGCCCAGGAGCAGGCCTTTCCGCAGAAGGAGGCGGCGGCCCGCGTTGACCTTGGCAAAGAGCCGGCCCCGGCGGTCCACCCAGAAGCAGACCACATTCCCGGGGAGCACGCTGCCTTCAGGCAGCACCGCGGCCCACGTCGGGCTCAGCTCCTCCAGGTCCGGGCACACGAAGGGCGGCAGGCTAGGCGCGGACACGTGCGCAGGGTCCAGTCGCGTGAAGCCCACGCGGAGGCCACCGCACCAGCCGCCCTCATGCTGCAGCACGCGCAGTGCCACCCGCTCTCCGGGGGGCACCGGCCGCTGGCTGAACACGATGCCGTCGTAGAAGGTGGCGCGCCTGCACGCGGTGCTCGCCAGCGCGTCCAGATACACCTGCGCGCCCTTGGTGTCCTCGTGGAAGCGCAGCGCCTCTCGGGGAGCCTCGGTGGctgtggggcagggtggggacatGGAGCAAGTCAATGTGAGCCCGGCCCGGACCCACTGGCTCTTTGAGGGAACTCCCAGCACCCCAGGATCCCCAGCACTCTGGGCCACCTTCACATCCCCTGGAGGGTCGTGTCCACCTTGCCCAGCTGCCTTGACAGCAGCACCTTCCCTGAACAgactctcacccctcaccccaggGACGCCCGGAGATCTGCTCAGAGCCTGGTGGGAGCCCACTCTGACTTCTGGATCTGATTTCCTCAGCAAACCTACTAAATGCTCCTTCTCCCCAAGGaggataagaaaatgaaagacacCAATGCCTGTGCCAGCCTCTAAACCCCATCTGCCCAAAGGTACTGCCGTGTTCAGTGGGCACAGCAGGCCCACGTATTTATGTTTATTACGTCCATTTATTCTCACTctggggcccagcccaggagtaGCTGGGCCCACATGCCAACGGGGGAATTCTCTGGCAGATGGCGGGTTCTTTTCTGTCTGCTTCTTTGACCTTGACATTTCCCCACAGGGAACCTGCTTTGCTGGTGGAGGCCCTGCCCCACCCTGGAAGGTGACTCCTCATCCTGGGAGTCAAGGGACTCTGCAGCTCCTGAGCAGGTAGGGGTGCAGGCTGGAGAAGGAGGCCAGGATCATCTCTTGGGAATCCAGAGGTTGTCTTAACAAAGCCAGTACTGGGCTTTGCAACCAGGGGACTTCCCAGAGGACGCCacttggcagccaggaagggaaAGTTCCCTGTTGGCTGGTCCTTGTGGATCTGAAGCCTGGAGGAAGCTGGTGGAGCTTCCTGCCCCAGGACTGCACCTCCCACCCCTGGGCCCCTCCTCCTTCAGGACTACAAGGCTGTGGCCCTGCTGTTCCAGGGCTGGGCCTGGAAGCTGGCTACTGCTttgcagttaaaaataaaaagagccaggctggggttgtagctcagtggtagagcacttcctagcatatataaggcactgggtttgattctcagcaccacacgtaaacaaataaagtaaaaattcattgacaactaataaaatattaaaaaaaaaaaaaaaaaaaaaaaagccaggcatggtggtgcacacctgtaatcccagcagctcaggaggctgaggcaggaggattgcaagttcaaaggcagcctcagcaatggcgaggtactaagcaactcagtgagacccccgactctaaataatacaaaatagggctggggatgtggctcaggggtcgagttcccctgagttcaatccccagtccctactaaaaataaaaagaggtaaaCTTATTCAGAACTTGAACCAGAACCCAGCCAAGGTTACGTCCCCCAATTGGGTCGCTTTCCCCTGGTCTGCCCTGACCCTGCACAAGCCAGCCTCATCCCagcaggggccagggaggggAGACTCCATCTGGCCAGGCACAAGGGACACCTTTGAGACCACAGTGATCCACTCTTGACCTACTGAAATGTCCTTCCCCAAGGCATAGGGACAAGTGCCTCGTGACCTATGAACAGGCCTCCGCAGAGCCCTGGGTGTCCACACTTGCCCAGATCCCTTCTCCTCAGGCTTGTCCCTAAGCCAGGGGGAGCCTCTGGGTCAGCACCTCTGGACTAGAACCGGAACACAAGGCCCTGACATCAGCGAGCCTGCCCTGCACCCACCCCTGAGATGCCAGCGCAGGCAGCGGGGTCATGTTTGCCCCCCGGACCTGCTGCCTGGGGCTCAGTCTCCTTAGCCAGAGACGGGAACCCTCACCCGACAAGGCTCTGGAGTCTCTGGTCACCTGCCCAGAGACCCTGAACATGAAGCATTCGTTGCCTGGCTGGGCCGGGGGCAGGTAGGAGCTCCTGGTACCAGCTCCGACCAGAGAGTGCAGGCCACCTCACACGCACACTCAACTGGATCAGCGCCTGCCCATGGAGAGACCAGTCCTGTCACCATTGAGAGGCAGGAAAGACTGTTCCTGAGAGTCCCCACAGCCTCTGGGAACAAAACTGAAGGGCAAATAGGAGCTGCCCCAGCCTTGCCCAGCACACACCCTGCAGGAAAGTGGTCCCCGTCCCTGTTGGAACAGAAACTAGAGACTGGCCACACTCAGCTCCTGGGGCCTAAAGGGTGACCTACAGAGAAGAGCTCTTCCTGGCTCTGATGGGAGTTTCCACCCACCTTGTCCCCACCCCCAGTCCCATGCCCTAGACAGTTGGGACCGAGACTCAGGCCAGCCTGACCCCTGGCAGGACCTACTCTAGGGGCAGGGATGGGACAGAGGGAAGGTTCATTGCCCAGCCACATCCTGGGGAAGAGCCAGGGCACGGACTGGCTGGGCCCAGGCCAGGGAGCAGGGGAAACTCCCTGGGAAGGTCCTCAGTGAGTGCGGGAGTCCCTTGGCAGGACGGGAGAGCAGGCCTTGACCTGAAGAGGAACTTGACAGTCTGCGGAGCTCCACCCAGCTCAGGAGCCTTCCCAGCGAGTGACTGGGAGCCCTGTGTTCACGTCACCTAAGTTAGAGGGACTGAGGGGACACACTGGAGGTGTTCTCCCTAGGCGGACAGGACGTGTGAGCACCCTTCTCTCAGTGGCCCACTTGGGCTACTGTCCCTACTTCAGACAGGCAGCACCTTCTCAATAGCCTCCTGAGCATGACACTGCAAGGTGCCACCACAGCAGGACAACACAGAGCTCTTTGGGGCTTAGTCTCTCTGCACTTACTCTCCTGTACGGTTGTTTTGGTGGTTCACTGCACAAGGCCCAGGTTGAGTGTGGCTGAAGCCACCCTGGTCCATGCAGCCCAGCAAGGGCCTATAAGACACCACCCACAAggtccccttcccttcctttgcaCAGGGCTCTGCCACCTGAACTTGGAGCTGGGTCACAGGGGCATGAAAAGGGTGGACACTTACTTCCATTCTGCCTGGTTCCTCCCCCAGAGCCTTGCAGGAGTCGCCCTGGTGACACAGGCCACCCAGTCATCCCATCCCCAGTGTGGGGAATGGAAGAGGTGGGCAGGGGCCCAAAGTGGCTCTCCAGGCAGGTCTG
Protein-coding regions in this window:
- the Neurl3 gene encoding E3 ubiquitin-protein ligase NEURL3; translated protein: MGAHLCSNASTEAPREALRFHEDTKGAQVYLDALASTACRRATFYDGIVFSQRPVPPGERVALRVLQHEGGWCGGLRVGFTRLDPAHVSAPSLPPFVCPDLEELSPTWAAVLPEGSVLPGNVVCFWVDRRGRLFAKVNAGRRLLLRKGLLLGAPLWAVMDVYGTTKAIQLLDPTASLGPTAMPAVRREEAVPEQEVTPDNECIICFHHAADTCLDPCGHSHFCSSCAQRIFRDTATCPVCRWQINAIATVWSPRTGEGS